Part of the Motacilla alba alba isolate MOTALB_02 chromosome 20, Motacilla_alba_V1.0_pri, whole genome shotgun sequence genome, AGCTTCACCCGTCACCTGGCTGTTGgtgccagctgggagctcaTTTAGCTTCAGCTCCTCATTCTTGCCCAAATCAAAGGCTCTTCTCTAGGAGGGCTCTTGGAAGGCCTATGCATGCACATAATGATGTCACCCTCCTGGCTTTCCTCCCTCACACTGCTGCCACACCTGAGGTCCAGGCAGGCATGCCGTGGGTGCCCTGAGGATGCTCCCCCTACAAGGCACATTCCCATGTCCATATCATGCTGCTAAAATGGAGTTGAAAACTGTTGTTCAGAACTCGATTCATAAACACCTTCAGGGATCAGTGGAGACCTCAAACCCCACAGTAAGGAAGGTGACCCCAAGAACTGGGGGGGTTGCATGCCATGTCCACTTCCACGGTACATGGGAATGCTCCAGGAATGACAGAGGCTGGGGCAGAAAGGATGTTAATGAGGATACTTAATTAGTCTCATTTGAGGCATGAAGTATGCAGCTGCACATAGCTAATAGCATGAAGGGATATGGGAAGGCATGGAATAACCATGATCCTGGCCCATGCCACGTGCTGCAGGTTGGGCACAGTGCTGCATGAGCTCCTGGCCACAATGGGTTTGAAGCAGTGGGTGGACACCCCTCATCCAGCCAACTCCGTGCAGCCAAAGCAGTCACACATTTCCCTGATAGTGCCCAGTGGCACTGGACAAGCTCCTGAACATCCCTACTCCATCCATCTGCACCAGGCAAACATGGCTCCGGGACACGTAAAGCCTCTGGCCCCACAGGTGAGGCTGTTTCCTTGGCACGCcgtgtcccagcagcagctccctgacaTTACCAAtgcacagctctccctgcacatccctgcacatccctgctccGCCCTGCAGGACCTTATCCTGCAGTAACACATTCCCCAGCCATATCCACTGTCCCAACCCAATGGAGGGGAGAAAAATTAGTTTCCCAGTGCTCACACCTGCATGAGCACCATCTGCCAGGCCATTCTGCACTTGCCGTGGGAAGTTTTGCCAGGAAAAGCTATTGCAAGAATAAGTCTCCACTTGAGACCCATCTGGGCTCCAGGCGGGGGGAAGagaggggcacagggcagcacaaggGACCGAGAGAGAAGATCCAGGCAGGAACTGAGCCTGGAGACTCAGGAGCTGTTTGGGAGGACGGCTCTGACTGGCACAACTTGGTCCAGATCTCTTCCAGCACATGCTAAACCTGACAGATCTTCCAGCTTCTGCTGGGTTGCAGGGAACCACCTGGAACCTCCACAGAGGGAGGTTTAGATCAACACTAAATTAGATGTAGTAGAATTGAAGCATCACCTCTATTCTTCCTTTCagcccttccttctcctcccagcatGAGGAGCAGCCGTCCCCGCTCTCACTGCCCTGCCCGCAGGACTCGGCTGCCTCCAGCACCCAATTCCATCATtttgcagctgctctctgctccagcatcccACTGCCACCCTGCCTTTGTCTGGCCCAGCCTCCGACTCCTTCTGAGCCCCCAGGAGAGAGTGAAAATGGccatttctcttgttttcaaCTCTTGCTCATGAGTACAACATTTCTgataataataatcataataatcATAGTACTAAAAACAGTATTTACAACAAGCTCCAGGTCAGAATTACACACCAAGCAAACACTCAGCACCACAGAGAGTAGGACAGGGTTAATATCTTGCAGATACCTTCTCAGATCCCACCAACGTGGGACACAGACATTTGACAGTTTCAACCATTTCTTACacacaaacatttcatttaaattactttttaaatttttttttaaactttttaaaatttctcgTCACTATATGGATGAGGTGATTCTGGCGGTGATGCCGCGCTCTACATAAATGCTTATCTAAGACAGCTGCTACTATAAACTGATTATTAGCTACTGTTAAGAAATTCAACCCTCAGTTTCCTTCTTTGCCCtaaatctaattttcttttgtcactGACAGCACAGGAGCTTTCTAACAGCCCTATTGTCCCCCCAGACCAGGAGGAGGGCTTTGGGAGTAAGGTAGCCCTTCCTTTTAGGAGCAGAGTCCCCTGACATCAAGCCATGGCCATGGAGGGATCCCTCCCacatccagctgggaattcagTGGAGACCAGAAGAGAGCCCCAGGATTTGGTCTCCAGCAATCTGCCCTGTGATGGCCCCAAAGAGCCACATCCATCACTGGAAAGAGGGAAGGATTCTTCTGTTCACTAAAAGGCAATTTCACAACCATGCAGCGTCTTTGTTAGATTTGCTTTCCTAACAGAGTGGAATCCTATCTGgtgggagcactggggagcCCACAGAGGGCTGAGGCTCTCTCCCAGGGCTCCCATGGAGCTGGAAATTTAATCACCAcccacagctctcccaggcagagcagccaagACCTCTCAGTCCCCGCTCAGCTGGGGAGAGGGTGTCTCAGTGGCCAACCAGGGCATCAGGCAGTGCCCACTGTGACAGGGACTTGCCATGAAGTGGCACCTGGCACCAAGCTTTGGATGGagcccctcagctgcctccaCACGGGCTCTCGAAAATCACCCAAAGATGAGGATTATGGTCACTGCCTACCTGGGCTGGCTCTGAAGGCAGCCAAAAGATGGGGATTCTGCACACTGCAACTCCTGAGCCATCcatccctctccttcctctctcccaccGTGGGCTAACAGGGGACTGCTCCCTATTTTACTTCACACACAGAAATTATCACTTATTTCCCATTGTTCTGAAACTGATATTTGGCTCAGAGCAAACAccaagaggaggaaaagccccGGATAAGAAATCCGTCTCTCTGTGACACTGGGTGGTTGAATTTATTAATATCTtcgtttggttttttttctttacatccatttaagaaatattttttttaaaaaaaggacaaaacccTCCAAAGAAGCTGTTTGATTGGCTGATCGACTGATTGATTCTCTATTTGATGTGAACTAGTTGCTATTCTGCTTAGAGGTCCCTATGATCTGTGAATCCCCACAAGCACTGACGATTAGGGATGCAGAGAGAAGCGTGTAGCTGGGGGACGAACACCGGGGAGGGGGGATGGAGAACCGAATGTCGCATCtagacaaacaaaataaaatgtgttggTTGGTCGACTGGTTGGTTTGTTAACAGGAATCAGGTGCTAGATGTGTAGAAAAGCCCTTTATCCAGAGATCTCCTCCCGCTGTTCCTTGTTCCTGCGGACTTCGGCCGCGTGCAGTTCCTGCAAAGACGGGAGAAATGACACCGGGCTAGCACACCCTGCTCTTGTGATCaatattttcctcctgcacACAGGATTTGCATCAGACATTAAAAAAGAGACCAGTTTCTCATCCAAAACATCCCAAGGGCAGAGGGTTACACCTGCAAGGAGTGAAGGATCATCCATGGGAGCTTGGAGGCGATTGGAACCTCCAGTGAACACACTCCTGGCTCCTCTCTCTTGCAAAACCCTTCAgccacacagcccagccagggcctgATCACTGTGGACTTGCAGTTATCAGGATTATCCAGGCTATGTTCTCTACTGACCCTGAAGGACATAACCCCCCTCCTCACGCTGCTCAGGAGCAGAGTTCCTCCTCAGCAACCACCTCCAAGGAAGCACCCTGTCCCTCACACCCATCACACTGGGACAGACCCCACTTTTCCATAACGatcagcacccccagcacccccagccctgtcccggGGTCCCACTCGCCTTCTCGCGGAGCCGCTCCCTCAAGGCAGCAAGATGTGCCTCACGGatctccctgctcagctccatcTTGTAGTTGAGCTTCTCCTCGGCCAGGCGGCTGAAGTTGTTGTTCTCCTCCAGCGCCTTGTGCAGCACCTCCCGCTCGTGTTCCCGCTTCTCCGCCAGCTGCTTCAGCACCTGCGCCTCCTGGGTCTGCCAGGGCATGGGGTGAGGCCACCGAGAGGCTCTTGCAGCCTTCATCTCCCTAGAGAGGCTTCCTGACTCCCTCCCCTGCTCAAACCACTCTGCCACCCCCTTCCCCCCATAACACAATCTTCTTGCTTGGAAGATACTTTTGgtgccttttccctgctgttatAGAATTgtctaggttggaaaagccctctgagatcattgagaACAGTTCCCCCAGCACTGGCCAGCCCACCAGTAAcccacgtccccaagtgcctCGGTGGTCACATGATGGTGATGAGGATGGAGTTGAATCCCTGCCTAAGTCACGCTGCAGAACCTCACTCCATGATGCCTGTGTCTCCCCTGACAATTTACAGTGGAATAACAAGTGTCAGAACACTTCCCAGCTGTTTTAGATTAATCCTGCTGAGTTTTAGGGTTTGGTGCAATCAGTAGTAGAAAAGTCACTGCTTCTACAGGACATCTCCTTAccttcctcctctcttctgcagcctccagcctcctctgcagctcctccagggacaGGTCCTTCTTcttgggaggggaggaaaggatTGGGCTCTCAGGAGATAAGTCTGAAGGGGACTTCAGGATCACTTCGAAGCTCTGGCCTGATGCCCTCTTATCCAGCTGCTTCACCTCCATAtctttgtggggaaaaaaaaaacaatgactGTGTGAACCTGTGCCATTCAGGAGAGTGACCTGAAGTTATCAAGCTCCTCACACAGGAATTAGGATTTTCCCATGTCCCGATCTGGGTGATTTTGTTTTATCTCCAGAATTTCTTGATTAGAGATCACCTTCATTCCCTCCATGCAAATGCAATTAGTTTAAAGTCATGGGATAATTACAGAAAGGTCACATTGCTGTTAATACCTTGTATATCACCCCTGCATGAAGCAGAGAGACTCTGGCTCTGGCAAGCTCCCACGTTGCCTGTGGGAGAACAATCCAAacactgctggagctcctgAGGGAGCAGGTTACCTACCTCCATACTGGTAGATGGtgttgggatggggctgggtgTGGAAACAGGAGCAGATGAGGGAGAGCAGAGACAGctccttcattttctccttgtaggctgaaaaatatgaaatagcAATGAGAGAGATTCTAATGGCAACACCATCTCTTTTTCATGGAGAAATTAAGCAAGTATCCCATTGGTAGCTATCAGACCCTATGGGGGCTTTCTCATGCTGCCAGGAAATCCCACTTGCAGCTACCAGACTCTGTGGAGACGTTTCCAGGCTGCCATAGCTTGCCAAAAGGTCCCCAAGGAGTGTCTGATCTAGAGCAGCCTAAATTAGCTGCCAGTGTGGCAAATGTTAtgggaacacacagagcagggatttAACACATCCAGGGGGATAAGTTTCTGTGCAGGGTTTTCCCTCCAAaggagctgggatgctgcagcctgtgTAGTTAAACATGTTGGGACAGTTGCCCCACCCTTTCTCTGGAAGTGGAATTTCCAGTCTCTGAGATAAATTATGCCTACTGCCACCTGGAAACATTGCTCAATCCCTGGCAAGTTGGGAATATTTCCCAATTCAGCATTTCTGAGGTGAGGGtgaagaggcaggaggaggtCAGCAATGTGGGGAACAAAGGGGCACATTTGAGTGATGAAACTGTTCAGGGGCTCTGCTACCAGGGGAAGAGCTGGACCCCAACTTCACAAGGtacctcctgccctgcagcagcaggtcagggagGATGGGAATGGATTCTGCCACCACCGAGGCCCACACAGGCAGAGGTTGGCACAGTCTGTGACCTGTCCTTCTGTAAAGGACAGCAAACACTCaatcctctccagctctgctgctgtgagcccTCCAGTTTGCCCATTGTTCCTGTGGCTGGAGGATGCACCACAGCATCCTCGGTGATCACAAGTGCTGCCCCAACACAGACTGCAGCAATCTGCTTCTGGGGCAATCTTCACCTGTATTTTTGGAGTTCAGCACATTTAAGACAGTGAGCTGTTTGCACCCTGCTGACAAAGAACCTCAGAATAGAAGGAGTTGAAGCCAGTGAGGTGCTCTGTCAGGCTGCCATGTTCTTTATCACATCAGTGAAACCCTCACAGCATCACTCCTATGAGTCAGGTCAGCAGCTGAGGCTCAgcactgggtgctgctgcctcatgGGTCCTGGGCTGGCTCCTTGGGTGACACCCAGGCTTGTAAGGACAGTGTCTCCATGGCTGCATGTCCTGACAAACCTGCCCTGAGTGTCCTTGTgctgcccctcctcctgcccctgccacaggcacagACATTCTGCTGTCCTGCCTTGCCTCTGCCTCTGGATTCCCCGCACACCCGGGTGCTTCTGGCCTTGGTTTGTCCCCTCTGTCACGAGCTCATTTCGTGCTCcagccagaggcagctctgcagctcagcttccaATGCCACCTTCAGAGCAAGACCCTCCCCTGGGCCAGGACAGGGAAATCCCCAGAGTTTTGTGATCTGAAGAGCCATTAGACACAGAACAATTCTGAAAAAAGTAATGTTGTGTGTATCACGTGCCCTTAGGAACATCTTTCAGGTattctcctctgccttcccacaGCTGAGTGGGAAAATCTATGCTTGTTTCATGCTTGCACTGATTTTTCCTCCAAGGTACAGAACTTCACCGTAATTAGCACCCTTCTTTTGCTAAACCACCATCCCCAAAACTCAGATCTTGACTGAACACTTTTTTAGCTTGCCCCCCATTCTGATCTGAACCTCCTGCCCAGTCCTGCTGTTAAATGCAAACCAAATAGGAATAGTTTACACCAGCAGTGGCAGCCAGacatctttgatttttttcttaatgaaaaaaacctctggaGAGCCTCTGAGAGGCCCAAAGTCGTGGCATGGAGCGGGAAGCTAATGCATCTCCTAATGTGCCACCAAGAGCCCTGAGGAGGATCCCTGGGAACAGATGAGAGCCATTATCATTTATTATCATTTAGACATTATCATTTCATACAAACAAACCAGTCAACAACGTCGTTGCTCCACCATTACGCCTGGTCCTGTGTGAAACCAAGGCATGAGGCAGATGTGCCACACCCCGGCCCCGTcatttaattcaatttaattgTCTGACAACACTTGTTACAGTTTTTGTGCTCCGTGACTCGGGCTGCAGCGCTGGCTCTGCGCGCAGGTGATTCCACGCTGCACTCCCTGCCTTTCAGGAGCTTTGCCGGGCCGGTCTCACCGCTGCCTCCATTCCATGGGGATCtcccctgtgctgcttcccCTCCTGCAGAGCAAGCTGCCCGTCCCTCTCCGTCAATTCGAACGAGGAGGAGCGAGAGGCCCAAAGGCGCCGGGCTGcggcagggctggctgagctcGGGTCCTTCCCCCGCCcggaggctgcagctgcccccgGGCCGGCCGGCAGGGGCAATTAGCGGCACACGGGGCCGGGAGCGCCGCTGCAGCGGGGGGAAACAGCGGGAAGGGGCGGCGGACCGAGCCCCCGGGACCCCGGGACTGCCGGGGCTGCGCTGCCCGCCCGGAGCTGTCCCTTCAGGACCGCCACCGCCGGCGGAGCCCGGCCGGAGCTGTCCCTTCAGCACCTCCGGGGGAAGGATTGACTCCTGAggaaattacagaatcataggaGAACAGAATAGTCGGAGGTTTGTTGGGATTGGAAAAGCTCTCCGAGATCTTCAGGTCCAAGCGTTCCCCCAGCATggccaagcccaccactaaaccgtGTCCCCGGGTGTccatccacatggcttttaaatcaatccagggatggtgactccgcctggtccctgggcagcctgtgccagggcttgacAGCTGTTTCGGTGGAAACATTTTCCTAATgcccaatctaaacctcccctggcacaacctgagCCAcgtcctcttgtcctgtcccttgttaATTGGGACAGGAGGCCGAGCCCcacctggctgtgccctcctgtcagggagttgtgagGGtgagaaggtcccccctgagcctccttttctccaggctgagccctcccagctccctaagatactcctggtgctccagacccttccccagctctgctccctctctgaACACAGAGAACACACCCCTCAATGACATCCCCGTCCTGAGGAGCCGCTGTTCCATGCCCTGAGAGCTGCATGGATCCCTGAAAGCCCCACACCTGTGCTCCAGGGCCAGCAGTTACACCTGTGGGGCGCAGGAGCATCACAGGGGTGGCCTTGCACTCATGACAGATTCCGTGACAAATGACTTTTATCAGGCTATGACAAGAAAAGGCATCCTGTGAGGAGAGGCACATCCTC contains:
- the STMN3 gene encoding stathmin-3, encoding MASTVSAYKEKMKELSLLSLICSCFHTQPHPNTIYQYGDMEVKQLDKRASGQSFEVILKSPSDLSPESPILSSPPKKKDLSLEELQRRLEAAEERRKTQEAQVLKQLAEKREHEREVLHKALEENNNFSRLAEEKLNYKMELSREIREAHLAALRERLREKELHAAEVRRNKEQREEISG